One Hevea brasiliensis isolate MT/VB/25A 57/8 chromosome 5, ASM3005281v1, whole genome shotgun sequence genomic region harbors:
- the LOC131180120 gene encoding ribosomal protein S3, mitochondrial-like — MEAPPIKQERSGSFHGGITIDSIYYYGKSVYQDVNLRSYFGSIRPPTRLTFGFRLGRCIILHFPKRTFINFFLPRRPRRLKRREKTRPGKEKGRWWTFGKVGPIRCLHSSDNTEEERKEVRGRGAGKRVESIRLDDREKENEIRIWPKKKQCYGYHDRSPSIKKNLSKSLRVSGAFKHPKYAGVVNDIAFLIENDDSFRKTKLFKFFFPKKSRSDGPTSHLLKRTLPAVCRI, encoded by the coding sequence ATGGAAGCCCCCCCTATCAAGCAAGAAAGAAGCGGCTCTTTCCACGGCGGAATCACCATTGACTCTATTTATTATTATGGTAAATCAGTGTATCAAGATGTCAATCTGAGATCTTATTTCGGTTCGATACGTCCACCTACGAGACTCACCTTTGGCTTTCGTCTCGGTAGGTGTATTATTCTACATTTTCCCAAAAGAACATTCATTAATTTCTTTCTTCCCCGTCGACCACGACGACTGAAACGACGCGAAAAAACCAGACCCGGAAAGGAGAAGGGCCGGTGGTGGACATTCGGTAAAGTCGGGCCGATCAGGTGTCTTCATTCAAGCGACAATACAGAAGAAGAACGAAAGGAAGTGAGAGGCCGGGGGGCAGGGAAAAGAGTCGAGTCGATCAGGCTCGACGACCGGGAGAAGGAAAACGAAATCAGGATTTGGCCGAAAAAGAAGCAATGCTATGGATACCATGACCGATCACCATCGATAAAGAAGAATCTTTCTAAATCACTTCGGGTCAGCGGGGCCTTCAAGCATCCGAAATACGCCGGGGTTGTAAATGACATAGCGTTCCTGATAGAAAATGACGACTCCTTCAGAAAAACGAAGTTATTCAAGTTCTTTTTCCCAAAGAAGTCCCGCTCCGACGGCCCGACGAGTCATCTACTTAAAAGGACCCTCCCTGCAGTGTGTCGCATATAA